The following proteins come from a genomic window of Sorghum bicolor cultivar BTx623 chromosome 3, Sorghum_bicolor_NCBIv3, whole genome shotgun sequence:
- the LOC8077541 gene encoding uncharacterized protein LOC8077541 isoform X1, which yields MAMAHGSQPTMRCQPCAMQVERRGEERRGEEKRRMEGGETNERCRRVGIMSDMKDSNAPAALDGNPQPMDQTEDNSMPSAQQQEEAIKKKFGGLMPKKPPLISKDHERAYFDSADWALGKQGVAKPKGPLEALRPKLQPTRQQQQQRARRSIYTSSENEDGDGAGAEEMSIN from the exons ATGGCCATGGCCCATGGGAGTCAGCCAACGATGCGATGCCAGCCATGTGCAATGCAagtggagaggagaggagaggagaggagaggagaggagaagagacGGATGGAGGGCGGCGAAACGAACGAGAGATGCCGAAGGGTAGG CATCATGTCGGATATGAAGGACTCCAATGCGCCTGCTGCACTTGATGGAAATCCTCAACCTATGGACCAAACTGAAGACAATTCTATGCCCTCAGCTCAGCAACAG GAAGAAGCAATCAAGAAGAAGTTTGGAGGACTAATGCCCAAAAAGCCACCACTCATCTCAAAG GATCATGAGCGGGCCTACTTTGATTCTGCTGACTGGGCTCTAGGAAAG CAAGGTGTGGCCAAACCCAAAGGACCGCTGGAGGCACTTAGGCCAAAGCTTCAG CCAACACgccaacagcagcaacaacgcGCAAGGCGCTCCATTTACACTTCGTCAGAAAACGAGG ACGGAGATGGTGCTGGTGCTGAGGAGATGAGCATCAACTGA
- the LOC8077541 gene encoding uncharacterized protein LOC8077541 isoform X2 — protein MSDMKDSNAPAALDGNPQPMDQTEDNSMPSAQQQEEAIKKKFGGLMPKKPPLISKDHERAYFDSADWALGKQGVAKPKGPLEALRPKLQPTRQQQQQRARRSIYTSSENEDGDGAGAEEMSIN, from the exons ATGTCGGATATGAAGGACTCCAATGCGCCTGCTGCACTTGATGGAAATCCTCAACCTATGGACCAAACTGAAGACAATTCTATGCCCTCAGCTCAGCAACAG GAAGAAGCAATCAAGAAGAAGTTTGGAGGACTAATGCCCAAAAAGCCACCACTCATCTCAAAG GATCATGAGCGGGCCTACTTTGATTCTGCTGACTGGGCTCTAGGAAAG CAAGGTGTGGCCAAACCCAAAGGACCGCTGGAGGCACTTAGGCCAAAGCTTCAG CCAACACgccaacagcagcaacaacgcGCAAGGCGCTCCATTTACACTTCGTCAGAAAACGAGG ACGGAGATGGTGCTGGTGCTGAGGAGATGAGCATCAACTGA
- the LOC8077542 gene encoding optic atrophy 3 protein homolog: protein MALPVAKLGTLALRTLSKPIASRLKSQAAVHPKFRNFIIAIAQINHRITTKIQRRIYGHATDVEIRPLDEQKAVQAATDLIGEAFIFSVAVAALIFEVQRSARSEARKEEARKQELEELKLREESLAKELEDLKVRLSEIERLAKGRGLTGILNLKRVHGPEVGKAATPA, encoded by the exons ATGGCGCTGCCGGTGGCGAAGCTGGGGACCCTGGCGCTGCGGACGCTGTCCAAGCCCATCGCCAGCCGCCTCAAGAGCCAGGCCGCCGTCCACCCCAAATTCCGCAACTTCATCATCGCCATCGCCCAG ATAAACCATCGTATCACCACCAAGATACAAAGGCGCATTTACGGGCACGCTACAGATGTGGAGATCAGGCCTTTAGACGAGCAGAAAGCTGTTCAAGCTGCTACAGATCTCATCGGGGAAGCCTTTATCTTTTCG gttgctgttgctgctctaATTTTTGAGGTACAGAGAAGTGCAAGGTCTGAGGCTAGAAAGGAGGAAGCTCGTAAACAGGAACTTGAG GAATTGAAACTAAGGGAAGAGAGTTTAGCTAAAGAACTGGAAGATCTTAAAGTGAGGCTTAGTGAAATTGAGCGGCTTGCTAAAGGGCGAGGCTTGACAGGAATCTTGAACTTGAAAAGGGTCCATGGGCCAGAAGTCGGCAAGGCAGCAACACCTGCGTGA
- the LOC8078068 gene encoding zinc finger protein NUTCRACKER, whose product MASEAAPAAAASIISNNNPCLFAAPLTNHQQQQQQLALPPPAKKKRSLPGTPDPDAEVIALSPRTLLATNRFVCEICGKGFQRDQNLQLHRRGHNLPWKLRQRSGKEPRKRVYVCPEKTCVHHNPSRALGDLTGIKKHFCRKHGEKKWKCDKCNKRYAVQSDWKAHAKTCGTREYRCDCGTLFSRRDSFITHRAFCDALAEETARLNAASSAGAATSYLFAGSPPGLHPNMMLPPAPAPAPAPGPHLKPLGPHVVGGLSLWGGGDALPSMVGHIGATGGILLPGGEPAVPPQLYADLFSPAPPQLGWLCGNGSKLASSNASELTSAAAASGKQDTDSVFSGQHHAKPTAPAADMSATALLQKAAQMGAVTSGSGNAMSMPPGALEPADIGHHQSSDGAGGLLFSASSQQNATNLRLRGTDTTLIMSHLTAAAAGNMPYDVLSAVRHAGLKDAAVAVGREETRDFLGVGVQALCSSSLNGWI is encoded by the exons ATGGCAAGTGAAGcagcaccggcggcggcggcatccaTCATCTCCAACAACAACCCCTGCTTATTCGCTGCTCCTCTCACcaaccaccagcagcagcagcagcagctggcacTCCCTCCTCCCGCCAAGAAGAAGCGCAGCCTCCCGGGCACACCAG ACCCTGACGCGGAGGTGATCGCGCTCTCGCCGCGGACGCTGCTGGCGACGAACCGGTTCGTGTGCGAGATCTGCGGCAAGGGGTTCCAGCGCGACCAGAACCTGCAGCTGCACCGGCGCGGCCACAACCTCCCCTGGAAGCTCCGGCAGCGCAGCGGCAAGGAGCCCCGGAAGCGCGTGTACGTGTGCCCGGAGAAGACGTGCGTCCACCACAACCCGTCCCGCGCGCTGGGCGACCTCACCGGCATCAAGAAGCACTTCTGCCGCAAGCACGGCGAGAAGAAGTGGAAGTGCGACAAGTGCAACAAGCGCTACGCCGTGCAGTCCGACTGGAAGGCGCACGCCAAGACATGCGGCACCAGGGAGTACAGATGCGACTGCGGCACGCTATTCTCAAG GCGGGACAGCTTCATCACCCACCGCGCCTTCTGCGACGCGCTCGCCGAGGAGACGGCCAGGCTCAACGCCGCctccagcgccggcgccgccacGTCCTACCTCTTCGCGGGCTCGCCGCCGGGGCTGCACCCCAACATGATGCTGCcaccggccccggccccggccccggccccgggcCCGCACCTCAAGCCGCTCGGTCCGCATGTCGTCGGCGGCCTCTCGCTGTGGGGGGGCGGGGACGCGCTGCCGTCCATGGTGGGCCACATTGGTGCTACTGGTGGTATCCTGCTGCCCGGTGGTGAGCCAGCGGTGCCCCCGCAGCTGTACGCGGATCTCTTCTCGCCCGCACCGCCGCAGCTGGGCTGGCTGTGCGGGAACGGCAGCAAGCTCGCGTCGTCGAACGCCAGCGAGCTGACGAGCGCCGCCGCTGCGTCGGGGAAGCAGGACACGGACAGCGTCTTCAGCGGGCAGCACCACGCCAAGCCCACGGCGCCGGCCGCCGACATGTCCGCGACGGCGCTGCTGCAGAAGGCCGCGCAGATGGGTGCTGTCACGTCCGGGTCCGGCAATGCGATGTCGATGCCGCCGGGGGCCTTGGAGCCGGCCGATATTGGTCATCATCAGTCGTCGGACGGTGCTGGAGGTCTGCTGTTTAGCGCATCAAGCCAGCAGAACGCTACTAATCTCAGGCTCAGGGGAACAGATACTACACTAATAATGAGCCACCTCACAGCGGCGGCCGCCGGGAACATGCCGTACGACGTGCTCTCTGCTGTGCGCCATGCCGGCCTCAAGGATGCTGCCGTCGCCGTCGGGAGGGAGGAGACCAGGGATTTCTTGGGCGTTGGCGTGCAAGCGCTGTGCTCATCGTCGTTGAATGGCTGGATTTAG